Genomic window (Tenrec ecaudatus isolate mTenEca1 chromosome 16, mTenEca1.hap1, whole genome shotgun sequence):
TTTTGAAGAAACACAATCATTGGAGCGATCCTTATTTCACAATGGAAGTCCCTCCCGGAGCCGCGTTTACAGAGATGTTTGCCTTTGGGGACAGGCTGGAGATGCAGCAAGAGCTTTTCCCGGAGGAAGACCTGGGGATGTCTTTTCTTCAGGACCGAGGCTTGGAGCACATGGCTGTCATCTACAAGGAGATCCCGCTTGGTGAGGAGTGTGAGGATTATGGGGGCAATTTCAGTTTGTGCTCCAGCCCTATTCAGCATCAGAATATCTCCCTAGCCCCTAGCTTCCAGGATGATGAGCTGTTTGACCAAACCTTCCTCCAGAAGCCAGACCTCAGCCTGTGTCAGATAGTCCACCCTGCAGAAGACTCTGGCAAGAGTGACGGCAAGAAAGCCGGCTGGGCACGCGTGGGGCTTAGCAACCCTCACAGAGTGGACCAGCCAGTCAAGCCCTATGTGTGTCGGGAGTGCGGGAAGGCCTTCAGCCAGAGCTCCCACCTGCTGAGGCACCTGGTGATCCACACAGGGGAGAAACCCTATGAATGCTCTGAGTGCGGGAAGGCCTTCAGCCAGAGCTCCCACCTGCTGAGGCACCAGGTCATCCACACAGGGGAGAAGCCTTATGAGTGCCCGGAGTGCGGCAAGGCCTTCCGCCAGAGCTCTGCCCTCAcacagcatcagaagacccacacTGGCAAGAGGCCCTACGAATGCAGGGCCTGCGGGAAGGATTTCAGCCGGAGCGCCAGCCTCCGGAAGCACGAGCGCATCCACACCGGAGAGAAGCCGTACCAGTGCAAGGAGTGCGGAAAAGCCTTCAACCAGAGCTCAGGTCTCAGCCAACATCGGAAGATCCATACCTTGAAGAAGCCCCACGAGTGCGAGCTTTGTGGGAAAGCCTTCTGCCATAGGTCCCACCTCATCCGGCACCAGAGGATCCACACTGGGAAGAAGCCCTACGAGTGTGAggagtgtgggaaagccttcagcCAGAGCTCCAACCTCATCGAGCACCGAAAGACCCACACAGGCGAGAAGCCCTACAAGTGCCACaagtgtgggaaagccttcagcCAGAGCTCCTCTCTCATTGAGCATCAGCGCATCCACACTGGGGAGAAGCCCTATGAGTGTGGCCAGTGCGGCAAGGCCTTCTGCCACAGCTCAGCCCTCATCCAGCACCAGAGGATCCACACTGGGAAGAAGCCTTATGCCTGCAACGAGTGTGGGAAAGCTTTCCGGCATCGGTCGGCCCTCATTGAACACTACAAGACCCACACCAGGGAGAAACCTTATGAGTGCAATACATGTGGCAAATCTTTCAGGGGCAGCTCACACCTTATTCGGCACCAAAAAATCCACGCTGGGGAGAAGCCGTGGCAGGAAGAACATGTAGCAGAATAGGCTAGCTGTTACTGGGCAGAGCCCGTGTCTGTTTTGCTCTCTGTAAGACCCCCACCTGCCTCCCTGTCAGCAGCACCCAATGGAGGCCTTCTTATTCCCGTGCTTCTAAACATCCATAGGAGAGGAGAGCCCTTGTGGCACCCAGTAAGGAGCTCCATGCTTGGCAGATCATGGAGTGCATGGGCGGCTGGGGCACTAGCAAGGTGGTGGAGATGTAGGCCAGCTGAGAGAGAGAGTTGGTTTATAATTCTTCCCTGAAGCCTATGAGATTGCAGTTTTCCCTCTTGATTTGCTTCTCCCAGAATCCAGAAGGAGAAGAATACAcaaatacagaagtagaaagtggaGGCAAATCCATGGAAATATCAGATATGCACTTTAATGCTAGGCCTCAGGGGGCTGTTTCAGCAGGCTGGGCTCACAGCCCACACCAACAGAAGAAAACCAAATTCTAAGGTAGACATTTCAGCAGGCAAAGTGGAATTGGCCTGGGTCAGGCCCTCTTGGGACAAACAGCAGGCTAATAAAGACAAGAAGGTTCTTGGAAGGATTGGTTTTGGGGCTGGAGGCTGGGCCTGTGCGTCTGTGTTACAGGACAGCTTCTCTCAGAGGCTTTCTCACAATGGGAAGGGAGACTGCTGGTTTTAACTCGGCCTCCAGAATAAGCCCTCCACAATACCCCTTGAGTGGGAGGACATCAGGGCACCCAGCAGCTCTTGTCCGCAtgttggggtggggagcagggggagggggctgtAGTTCTGGAGTCAAAAGCTCTGAGGTCAGATTCCAGCTATGCCCATTCCTCCCAGCgtgatgtgcgtgtgtgtgctccATGTCTCTATCCTGCACACACTCAGGCCCCATGTTCCTTTTCGAGTCCATCCAAATTCCTCAGGACCCTACATCCCACCAGTGCAAGAGGCCCAGGATCTAGCCATGTACTTCCAAGGCCTGGCATGGATGCCCCACGCAGAATGAGTACACACTGGAAAGTGCTTTGGAATTCGAGTCGTTCCAGATGGTAGCTGTGGATGGAGACCCTCGTGGCCCCCTCTCACTCAGAGATGTTGCCTTCAGACTGGTGGGGCATCCCTGTTCTATTCCCCCCAAAGAAGGGGTTTGCAGGAGGGGTTGATCCTTCAATCAGGCCTTCCTGCATCCCTTAGGTCTGCACCTGGCTCAGGTCTGTGCGTGTGTGCTCCATGACCCTATCCTGCACACTCCCTGATACGTTCCTGCATCTTCCTTTCCACTCTGCAGTCCACCAGCAGATGCCGGAGGGCTGTTTCAAGAGTGCCATTGGGGGGGCCCATCAAGACCAATTACAGCCACACCCCCAGAGCTGGGCCCAGACATGGCACGCTCTGAAAGTCTCCTAGAGGATTACGGTGGATAGCACGGTCAGGTTGTCTCAGTGCCCCCAGGGTGACCTCTGACAATGTGTCTGGCGCTCAAGCGTTAGGCCACAGGGGCTCCACAGAACTAGCTCAGGAGGGAGCAGCCTGTTACCTGTGTTCAAATTTCTCCAAAGTGTATGACCAGACTCCCAGGCAATGCCGATCTCAGCTGATGAGAAGCTTGACGTGTGAGTGGTGTGTAGTTTTGATGACAAAcagggaaaataataatagttactTAGCAAACGGGGGCAGGGTAGGGCATCCCAAGtagggctggtgggctgtgatggGCATGCAATGGGATGGCATGGGTTGGGATGGGATGGGGGGCCGGGGAGGATTCCTAGTAGCTCAGATGCTAAGAACTGGAGAGGCTCCTCTGTCCACCTCGTGTGACTCCGTAGAACAGGTAGCCAGCAGTTCACATGTCCAGAGTGTCATCTGGGGTGCCCTGCTCCAGAGGCCATCAGTCACTTACCAGGAATAAAGACAGAATGGGATACTTGGGTTAAGGTGCTTGGCAGTGAACTGAAAGATTGGCTGTTGGTCAAAGCTCTCCCAGCAGCAACTTGGAAATCCACTTCTGGAGACTGGCTGTTGTAAACCCTACAGagcacttccccctccccccacgggCCACACTAGCGCTGTGTGTGATGACAGCTGGGAGAAATGCAGAGGTCCCTTCAGCTCGGGCCTCAGGACATCATTCCAAGTGCACCCCTACCCTCCAGCCAGCCCCTCTACAGGCCTCCCACCTCTCCCAGGGCACCCCAACCAGACTGACTTCTTAAAGCCTCACCTTGCACATGCCACCATTCTACACCAGCCTCACGCCACCTCTGAGTGTGGTGTGCCCGCGGAGTTCACAAAGCCCTCAGCCAGAAACCATCCCACCTCACTCCAGCCTGGCCTCACAGGCTGGCAATATGCACTTTCGCTCCCTCTCCCCATGACCATTTAGGAAACAGTGGAGTAGGGTAATCCCGGTTCTGAAGGGTTAGGGGCAATGTTTTCAAGTCACGCAATGTTTTCAAGTGCgcaactgctaacccaaaggccagcagttcggtcCCACTTGCCGTTccttggagaaaaatgaggcagtctgcttttgtcaagatttacagccgtggGAGCCATAtgtggcagttctaacctgttcaCCATGGCCCCTGGGGTTGGATTCGATTAGATGGCAGTGGAGAATGGGCACTAAGGGTTAACAGACTCATGAATGTAGGAGACGGATTCCTTCTGAGCAGTTTAGCCTCTT
Coding sequences:
- the ZNF70 gene encoding zinc finger protein 70, encoding MEVPPGAAFTEMFAFGDRLEMQQELFPEEDLGMSFLQDRGLEHMAVIYKEIPLGEECEDYGGNFSLCSSPIQHQNISLAPSFQDDELFDQTFLQKPDLSLCQIVHPAEDSGKSDGKKAGWARVGLSNPHRVDQPVKPYVCRECGKAFSQSSHLLRHLVIHTGEKPYECSECGKAFSQSSHLLRHQVIHTGEKPYECPECGKAFRQSSALTQHQKTHTGKRPYECRACGKDFSRSASLRKHERIHTGEKPYQCKECGKAFNQSSGLSQHRKIHTLKKPHECELCGKAFCHRSHLIRHQRIHTGKKPYECEECGKAFSQSSNLIEHRKTHTGEKPYKCHKCGKAFSQSSSLIEHQRIHTGEKPYECGQCGKAFCHSSALIQHQRIHTGKKPYACNECGKAFRHRSALIEHYKTHTREKPYECNTCGKSFRGSSHLIRHQKIHAGEKPWQEEHVAE